The following proteins are encoded in a genomic region of Montipora foliosa isolate CH-2021 chromosome 10, ASM3666993v2, whole genome shotgun sequence:
- the LOC137972487 gene encoding ciliogenesis-associated TTC17-interacting protein-like: MTIDDNNDVDDDVDYVDDVDYVDDFDSGDDDDDDDDGDGDDDDDDDDDDDDDYDDDYDDDDDDNDDDDDGYDYVDDDLNDDDDVADDDPDDDNGGNDDNNDNDEDIA; encoded by the coding sequence ATGACGATAGACGATAACAATGACGTTGACGATGACGTTGACTATGTCGATGACGTTGACTATGTCGATGACTTTGACTCtggcgatgacgatgacgatgacgatgacggtgacggtgacgatgacgatgacgatgacgatgacgatgacgatgactatGACGATGActatgacgatgacgatgacgataacgatgacgatgacgatggcTATGACTATGTCGATGACGATCtcaatgacgatgatgatgttgcAGACGATGACCCCGACGATGACAATGGCGGTaacgatgataataatgataacgatgAGGATATCGCTTAA